One segment of Carya illinoinensis cultivar Pawnee chromosome 13, C.illinoinensisPawnee_v1, whole genome shotgun sequence DNA contains the following:
- the LOC122292882 gene encoding protein GRAVITROPIC IN THE LIGHT 1-like: protein MPDTDGSSKPPQISEMFQKFAQAFKSKTIEFFAEIEPVEDSDGFSLLDSAEEVITDQKVVVIKPDPIRGSSLPAQPSPSPPQSVITRPLSRTQNIIINTRMTQTLISYIFATVSSFEASYFQLQAAHVPFVGESVKDADRALVSHLQRLSEFKKFYKDSCRNPDFGADLPIGSCLEAQVEENQSKLRILGSVSNRLQTEIDQKDNQVLALKKKLGEIQKSNLELSKRLSGNLNSSYEVLLSVRVFDSMLHDACRETHRFTKILIELMRKAMWDLDLAANSVYSDIEYAKKGHNRYAFLSYVCLLMFKGFDLEEFGLGENEIACNGQILSSEKNRTSLKQLLEHVSSNPLELLSMSWNCDFSRFCETKYQELIHPTMESSIFSNLDQNETILNSWRSLSVFYESFVRMASSIWTLHKLAFSFNPVVEVFKLERGVDFSMVYMEDVTRRCMFPGKTRSKVGFTVVPGFKIGGVVIQSQVYLSGLQCTE from the coding sequence ATGCCTGACACGGATGGCTCCTCAAAACCCCCACAAATCTCTGAGATGTTCCAGAAATTTGCCCAGGCTTTTAAGTCCAAGACCATTGAATTCTTCGCCGAAATCGAACCCGTCGAAGATTCCGATGGCTTTTCGCTTCTTGACTCCGCCGAAGAAGTGATCACTGACCAGAAAGTCGTGGTCATCAAACCCGACCCAATTCGCGGTTCCTCTCTGCCAGCACAGCCATCACCATCACCACCACAGTCGGTGATAACAAGGCCGTTGAGCCGGACCCAGAATATAATTATCAATACCCGGATGACCCAGACCCTGATTTCTTACATTTTCGCCACCGTTTCCTCGTTTGAAGCTTCGTACTTTCAGTTACAGGCTGCTCACGTTCCGTTTGTTGGGGAAAGCGTGAAGGACGCAGATAGAGCTTTGGTCTCACACCTCCAAAGGCTGTCTGAGTTCAAGAAATTCTATAAAGATTCTTGTAGAAACCCGGATTTTGGTGCTGATTTGCCAATTGGGTCTTGCTTGGAAGCTCAGGTGGAAGAGAATCAGAGCAAGCTGCGGATACTCGGGAGCGTCTCGAACCGGTTGCAGACAGAGATTGATCAGAAAGACAACCAGGTCTTGGCTTTGAAGAAGAAGTTGGGTGAGATTCAGAAGTCCAATTTGGAATTGTCAAAGAGGTTGTCTGGTAATTTGAATTCATCTTATGAGGTTTTGTTGTCTGTTAGAGTATTTGATTCTATGTTACATGATGCTTGTAGAGAAACACATAGGTTTACAAAAATTTTGATCGAATTGATGAGAAAAGCTATGTGGGATTTGGATTTGGCCGCCAATTCTGTCTATTCGGATATTGAATATGCTAAGAAAGGGCATAATCGGTATGCTTTTCTGTCGTATGTTTGTTTATTGATGTTCAAAGGGTTTGATTTAGAAGAGTTCGGATTGGGTGAGAATGAAATTGCGTGCAATGGGCAGATTTTGAGTTCAGAAAAGAATAGAACCTCTTTGAAGCAATTGCTCGAGCACGTATCTAGCAACCCTCTGGAGTTGCTAAGTATGAGTTGGAATTGTGATTTTTCTAGATTTTGTGAGACTAAGTATCAGGAGCTTATCCACCCTACCATGGAATCGTCCATTTTCAGTAATCTGGATCAAAATGAAACTATATTGAATTCGTGGAGATCACTGAGTGTCTTCTATGAGTCATTTGTCAGAATGGCAAGCTCGATATGGACTCTACATAAGTTGGCCTTTTCATTTAATCCTGTGGTTGAGGTTTTTAAATTGGAGAGAGGCGTGGATTTCTCCATGGTGTACATGGAAGATGTCACAAGGAGATGTATGTTTCCCGGTAAAACCAGATCAAAGGTGGGGTTCACAGTGGTTCCAGGATTTAAAATCGGAGGGGTAGTAATTCAGTCTCAGGTTTATTTAAGTGGCTTGCAATGTACAGAGTAG